The Macadamia integrifolia cultivar HAES 741 unplaced genomic scaffold, SCU_Mint_v3 scaffold_3A, whole genome shotgun sequence sequence GGCAAAAACAacatcctctctttctctttctttattcttcctctcttcccttgTAAAAGTTTCAATGGCTCAACAATGGcatacacacaaacacacactcactttttctctctttacgTCTCCTCTTCTTGTCTTCTTTGTAAATACAACTTTAATGGATAGGTAATATTCTCAACAAAAATGACCAATCTCCATTAATGGGCATGAGAAAACCTTTCTTGAGAGGCATACACAcacaaagaaaggggaaaactCCTTAtctattttcctcttcttctcttctcttcccttttctttttcttagctaCTACCAATGGAGGATGCTACCCTAACTTCCAGCAACTCCAAAGACCTCTAATGGAGGCTATGGACCAAGTACACGAGGTTATGTATTTTGCTTTCAAAACCTAAGGCATCTTGAGCTTCAACTCATAAATTTGGCCACATGTACTACTCCTTTCTTTATCATTTTCCCTTAGGCCTGTAGAGGTCGGGGTAATGAAAAATCTGCAATTTAGTTCATCCAAATCGAAGTTGGGATCAAGGAGATATGATCTTTTGAAGATCACCTAATAAGAGAgcttgaaatagaatcttttggGTTTTAACCGTACACATGCGAAGCATAGAGAACCATCAGGAATCTCCCACCAAAAACTACTATTGGCTTAATAGGAATCTTCAATTTCAAGCGTCCAATCTTCCAAACCATGAAAGGTTGAGATTAACTTCATAAAAGTACAAAAGTGGAGCATTAATTGCATGTCCCCCCACTATAGATAGGGATGTTCTAGTGTATCATAGTGTACCAAGAACTTCACCTCACAACCCTGAGATGTTTTTATCCAATGGTCAAAACTTCACATAGAAAAGGCTCTTGACACCTTTCACAGTTTGATTGGGTTTCAAGGCATCTTAAATATTAATCGCAGATCATAAAGTATTATAGATGGCTGAGATTCTTCCAAGAAGAATCTAACTTTAAAAAGTGAGGAATCCACATTTTTAATTTGAACTCAACCCTATGATGAGGATCCATTCTCTaattccaatccaatggttACGATTCTTCAATAGTACTTCAGCTGACCAGAACACACAGAAAGGTATCTAAGTCATAACTTCTTCGTTCTCGCTCCAATTTGAGAGCCGTTTGCAGTCATGAGTTCATGATGATGAATACTACGAGTACAAATTATCCACATCTGCAAATTCCTTATTGTTTTTTCtcagagaaacaaaaaataattcgGATTGGCCAAAATGCCCTTCATTTTCAAGTGAACAAACGGGAATTGCTAAAACTTTGTCATCCGAATTCTGACTGAGCCAAAAAAAATGTTATGGACTGTAAGTCGAAATTCTACAATCTTTCAGAATACCTGATCATCATATTCAACCTTGcaaaaagttcaaatttttcttGAACCTTACGGATGTCGTAACTTCCTCATACAGTATCGAAACGGGACTAAATCAGGTGCGTTGGAAAGAATATATTTGTTTCACAAAGTTACATGAAGGATTCGTCTTctagaaaaatcattttcaattcTGAAACTGCCTCTAAATGCCAAATAATCTGTTGCCCCTTGCCTCGACGACTTGCCTTTGGTTCTTCATGGGCTTCCCTCTATGGTACTTTGGTGTGGCTATGTTGGTCTTAGCTCTTGGGGTAGATTTATGGCAGCCATCATAATGCCTAGGGTAGGCTCTTCTAGTGGGGAGCCTTGCTGAGATTCTTTGAGGCATCCATCGTTACCTTGGTAAGGAGTTGCACCTCATGTTGTAATGCATCAAACTACTCTGCCATGACTCCCTGTGGATGTATTGTATGGAGTTTTGACTGGGGGGCCTCCAGGGAACACGCATTGTCCTCCACTAAGGGATCTTGcttgacttcttctccaacttcTGGCTTATTATCCGATAGGCGTGGTAGGTCAGCAAGACGCACCTAAGACTTTTTCGAGTACATCTTAGTCTTCTTTATCATTTTGAGCATTTAAAATCACTCAGATGGCTTTTTGTTCCCAAGAACTACGCCAATCTGTTACTACAGATTTTCGCTCGGTTAAACCCTACAGATCATGGATGAGAAAACTTTCTCAGAGGTTGTCTCCAGGAAGGGTCCTTTGATGGTTAAGTCAATATATTTGTGAGAGAAAGGAAATCCCAAAATGAGCTTTGAGTGTTCTATGTCTCTTACCTTCGTTTCAGTTGGGTTCCCTTTTATATCTTGGTCGGTGAGCCTTTCTATTGGTCTGTAGGTTTCTTTCCTTGCTGATGTGGACTTGTGAGCTATTGGTGGATCAATCACTATTTGAACTGAGGTAGCTGATCTCATAGCAACTAGCATGATCATGATGGTTAACTCTACCATTATAGTTATTCCTAGGTTTAGTAACCATGATCCTAACGGTTAACTCGATTGTCGTCATGCCTGGATTTCGTAATCGTCTAACCTAACCATAGTTAGGTTTGCAGGCGTTGGTTAACTTCAGAAACGCTTATAGATGCCACCATCTCATGATTAGGTAATAGATCGAATGACATATGAATGGTAGATATGAGTTTAAGGAAACGGTACTTGGTTGGGGTTTTGACTTTTGCCAATTAGGATGGTGAGGGTTATCCTTGGGTTTTGTGGTCAGCTTGGGAAGGGATGACCACTCGTAATGAGGGATTGGTCATTCTTGAGGTAGATAGATGGCTCGGTTTGGTCATCTTTAATCGTACGAGAGGGTGGTTGGGGGAGTAAGTACTGATTACAATTGTTGTTATCTAGTCAGATAATGGTGAGCCATGCCTGGTTGGTGGCTTGTTTGTCATCCAACGGCTAGAAATGTTTAAACACAAAGCCCAAGACGATTGCACGCAGCCTAAGGCATTTTTAGGTGTTGGATGTGTGCCAAACACTATGTTGTGCTACAAAAGGTCCAAGTGCACTCATGATACGTGTTCATTTCTCAATGGCTGATCATATTATCGTATATCAAGAGAGATCGAGAAACAAGCCtatgcttattaggaggtctcaagttcgagcctcctgAGGGTAAGCTACTTTCTTtcctacttaaaaaaaaaaagaggagaaagatcgAAAAAAGACGTTATTTTTTACCCATCTTTTAAAGGTTggccccccctctctctctctctctctctctctctctcacacgtCTGGGTAGTGTGGCGAATTCGGCGACTGCCCCTCGCACATGTGAGCGTATGCGTGCTTACTCACGACAATAACAATAAATATCCTCCCTTATTGGGCTAACGCATAACACAACCACTGCTACTTCACTCCCATTCCTCTCGTAAATctcattttacatattttctcACCTCGCTTTCTGGTCTCTAGTAGGGGGAATCTACGTCGTCTCTCCAGATCAGATCCGAAGAACAAGGTGCGGCAGTTTAGAGACTCTGGATCTATGTTTCCTCGATTTGATTCATTTGTCTGTTGAGTTTCTACTCTTTATTTTCCATCAAATCTCATTTAAGGATTGCAGAACAGTGGTTTCGTTTTAGGTTTTCAATCATGATTTCATGCGTAGATTCTTCCTTAGATGCTGTTTACTGTTGCTGATCTGATGTTTTCTTTCCACATTTTGACTGGATTTGTAGCTTTTCTCGTCGGAGGAATTCGATCATTGTTGTACTTTTTTGGTCGATTACTGTGCGTTGGTTCCATTATCTCGTTAGATTTGAAAGCATATCTCGATTTTTAATGTAGAATGTGGAAGGATGAGGGAAATGCGACTTTGTTAAATGCTTATTGTTTGTCTTACATGTCATGAAATATTTGTTTTTAAGTCGGTGCTATGATACATTCATACTTCAATGAGTTGCGTCAAAGTAGTGGGATGGACGAGATGGTGAGAGCCGACTTTCAACCTCCTGCCTCACTGATaaatttttgattttggtttgtcgAGATGAAAGACTGGAAAACTGCAACCATGGCCTTGTCCATCTCCCGGTTTGATTTATATGATCTCAGTACTGATGACAATCTCTGATTTCATAGTGCTTTtagaaattttggtttctttacTTGCACATTAGTTGCTAATGTTGTATTCTGAGCTAGAAAAGTACCGATCTTTGAGAAGAATGCAAGGTTATAAATTGTTTAGCTTTAACTGGAAAGATAGGTTTATAGTATAAAGTTATATTAGCGTGATGTCATggttttttcattctttctgCTGGCGAAGCCTAATGGGACATGGAGTGATGCTAATTTGACCTGCAATTTAATGCTTGTTGAGGCAATACATTGTAGTTATCCCACCCTACAGTTGGAACCACCCTCTGTGTTCTCTATTGGATGAGGTCCCACTATGAAGCGAGATATTCCTACAATATGTTACCTACCTCTATGGCCATGAGATGAATGTTGCAGTAACACAACTGGTGGgactcctttttctcttttgaccTCCTAACTAAGCTGGGGACAAGATTAAAGCCCCCCTTCTTTCTGATAAACTTTAAAATACTGACGATGAAGCCTTAAGGAGGAAGATCCTATTTTCTTTTGGTATCTACGTATATAGTTTCATTGATTGGGCCTTAAAGGAGGAAGATCCTACTTCTTTTTGGTATCTAGTTATACAGTTTCACTGACTGGTGTTTAATGCATGTTCCTTAAATCTGTTGGAGCTCCTGTaacgacccaagaatacggtaagtaccagacctgcctgggagatcggtgaggtgtccccatcAAGAATACGGctagtaccagggggtttgggagatcggtgagggtgtgtaaactttagtcccacatcacctagggagaAATTTCTGGACTAATTAATAACTTTTAGCCactttaacatggcacaacgcgttttaaagccttgaggtctatgggccaaagaggacaatattgtgcaaggttaatggggccagggcgttacaaatggtatcagagccgaccCCGACAgcgtgtggggccacaacggGGATGCTGTGCTAGGGAGAGATTcttggactagttaataacctctagcctccttaacatggcacaacgtgttttaaagcTTTGAGGCCTATGGaccaaagagaacaatattgtgcaaggttaatggggccgggggcGTTACAACTCCTCTTTTCTATTCTTGAATTATTTAGTTATTCCCTCATTTTTAGTTTGTTACTATTCTTCTGTATGCTAACTTATTTGCCTATTGAATATTCTCTATTTTCATTAAGTGTAAGGATAACACTTCATTTCCGTGATTCTGGAGGTTTGGTATTTGCTTTTTTTCTTACTGCCAAGCCATGCTGCATTGTCACCACTTTTAATGCAAAAATCACTTAAAGACAACGTGGATCAAGGTTTTTAAAGACATAATTATTTGTCTATTTCTTTCACACAAATAAGGCACAATGTTTGAAGTCTAGGTCGCAGATAGGAAACctgttttgttattttttaatcattcttcttttctccttgtctggTGCACCTCCTTCTTATGCTCAACTCCTGACGTCCTACTGTTTCTTGCATATTTCATGAAGGGAACACTATAGTGTAGGATGCAAGCAGGcacctttcctcttcttcttctagttcttGTTGCTACTTTTACTTCTGCTCCGATTGACTGTTTCTGACTCTTGTGACTCTATAGATGGTATAGTTTGCCAATAAGAAATTGCTAATACAAAACTTCATGAAGTGGCTAGCGTTGCCCTTTCAGTATAAAGTTTAGAGCTTCTTAAAAAAGTCGTCTTAATTGGTGTCTCCAGTTAGTTAAATCATATATGGTTGTTAAAGGCCACTTTGTTTAGTGTGTTGCTTTAATTTATCAATCTTTTCTGTACACAGCAGCTAGCCCATAAGCACTTCTTACAGGTGTCGCTCCATTATGGTTTGAAAAATTTCTACCAGCTCACTTAGTAAGTTAGTAGTATAATAACCCCTTGTAAATTTGCATATTTACtgaacttttgaaaaaaaaaaaagaaaaagaaaatacatgccAAATAACATAATTTTTAAGGCAAAAGACCTTTGGGTAGTCCACCTTGGAGGCTACCTCAGCAGCCCACCTCATTATGCAGCCATGTGGAAGGATGATGTGGTGACTATGAGATAGAGAGGGCATGGTATGGGTTAGCCACCTGTCAAATTTCAGAATTCCATCAAATACATTCTCAAGTATTGGCATGCGTCCTCTTGTTAGTCCATGCAATGGTGGTGCACCCTTTTGATAGTCTTGATTTTTGTATCTTTATCTTGCCACTTGATCATATCTGCTTGGGATGATTTATTTCTGGCTCTTGGACCAGTAGTTCTAGGGGTTGACTTGGCTCTCTTAAACTGTTTCTCATTATTAAGAAAAGGTAACACAAAGAAAAATATAGCTTGTTTATCAAGATATCTATTCACTCTCTAGATAAAAGTTCCTGGTCTCTAAtaagcaactaattaaactccTGTTCTATAACAATTCGATCCCGATCTATGGGGGCAAACGCCTAAGGAAAGAATTGCTAATAAGAAAGGGTGCCTTGGATTATCCATTGTATTCCGTATCTAAGTGATGGgacgggggggggggggggcggggcgGGGAGGGACAATAATTTTGCGCGCTCTTGTGTCTTGGCGCGGGCTCCACGGAGCTTGGCATGGACTTTTTCCCATtctaaaaatagggaaaaagaacacaACACTTGAGTGTAGTTAGGAAAGCAAGGTTGAACCTTTTATTTCTGCCATATGGCACACCAATGCTGCATTTGGTATGCATCTTGAATGTAGTCTAGGTCGATAATGCTTTCCACGAAATCATACCAAGCACAGCCTTAGTCTTCCGTCCATGATCTTAAACATCTGGATCCACTAATTATTTAACATATATTTATCATCTAATCTCAACCTCAATATTTTGTGGGTCCCAAGCACCCTAGCCCTTGAAGATTCAACTCTAAACCATGGTTAAAGAGAATGAACTATATAGCTATACTTTGGAAGTGTTTGGAATTGTATAGTAGACTTCTTGAAGTTAAGGATGCATTTGAtatgatttcttggaatgcattgtAAACCTATAATGCATACCGAATGCAGCACAAGTAATCCGATCTGGACTGCTGAATGAGAAACAAACACCATGTATCGAGCCAGGTGTCCCTGGGTTCCTTGCTGTTGGATATTTTGTAAGCTTTTATAATTGTACCGATTCTGCCAGTAAGTAGACAATTATGGATGATCTATATCCATATCTCTATTAAGCCAGATCTTTCACTAATGACAGTTCATGCGATCACTCTTGCCCACAGTTATTTTTGGCCATGTGTGTTTATGGGATTCTTAGTGTTGACATCCTTCCAATCTTACATATTTCTCCTATCTGCCTCTTAGCTTTGCATTATTTACTGGTGCCATTTGTTTGATATTGATTGCAGGTTTCCTTATCAAGGAACagaactaaaaagaaaaagaaataggagaaCGATGGGTCGTGGAGTAAGCAGTGGAGGTGGACAGAGTTCATTGGGCTACTTGTTTGGAAGTGGTGAGGCCCCAAAGCCTGCTGCTAATCAGGCTAATCCTGTTCAGAACCTGGGACAGGACACAAATAATGGCCCTTCCCAGAAGCCCACTGCTGTTTCACAACCAGCGGATAACAGTAAGCAGATTCCAGCTGGCATCCAAGGGAACACTGCTAAAAATGCCAACAACTACTTCCGAGCAGATGGTCAGAACAGTGGCAACTTCATCACGGTATGATCATAGTTTCTATATTTACATTTAATATCATTGTTATCAGGATTCAAAACTAGACCATGTTTGGAAGTACATTTGGATCATGGTTACtcttcatcatagtttgtgGCCAATACTTTGTAAAATTTTTAACATTTCAATGAGTATCATCTAATTGGGTTGTGATAGATTTCTAGAAGTCGATAAAGTTCAGAATTGAGTGTTTTCCAGTCATGAATGAGGAATTCGAATTTCACACATCAACTATATGATATTTGACGTCCAGGAAGATGGTTTCTTTTAAAATCCTGGAGAGTTGCATAGATTTAGTGTTGTCCAGGAGCACTAGGTTCATGCAAATCAAGAGATATTTGTTGAAAGAATCTCTGAAGCTGTTGGGCATTAGGTCCATGCAgatcatttatgaaattaagtGTAGAGAAGACATAGACTATTCAATGTGTCATGTTTTCATATGCATTTTGTTGAGTTGGGTGCTAGTATGGCAGTGTTAGTACCAAGTCTTTAGTAGACTGACCAGGTCGAAATTTTGCTTATGCTTTTGCATGAAGTGGTAACTAGGCACTACACTTGATTTATATTTAGTGTTATGTGACCGGCGTATCCCTTTGAAGCTTGAGGGAAAATTCTAAGGACTGTTGTGCGACCAGCTATGTTGTATAGGGGCggaaatgttgggcagttaagaagtgttatatagagaagctatgtgtagctgagatgaggatgttaagatggatgtgcgggaaaactaggaaagataaagtaaggaatgaacatcttaaagctgatttgggagttgtcccGATCTACAAGCTCCGTGAATgctgattgaggtggtatggccatgttcaaaggaggcttGAGGATGCCCCTGTAAGGAGTGACtcgattcagattgaaggatctaagaaagctaggggtaggcctaaaatgaccataggcgaagtggtgaggaatgacatgcatagtctaagTCTTGTCCAAAGCATGACCTGTAttgagcctattggagggcaaggatccatgttgcTGACCCAAGTAGCTGAGCTTCTCCTGACTTGTGTGGGTTGTGCTtatttcctcttactctcatctttcatcctttcatttctctcctctcccaactctatgttgacttttctcctattttgttgctttttcatggatccatgtagccgactccattaagatgggataaggctgagttttgtTGTTTACTATTTTATATACACTTTTCTCCTGGCATGGTGACTTGATATTATGCACCAATCAAATGGGCAGTCCAACCCGATCACCAGGGACATTAGTTTTCTGGGATTAAGCTGGATCCTGTTTCCCCTTACTCTCCAAACTCATTGGATTCCCGTATGTATTCCTCATTCCCTATGGATGCTTGGGCAAGGACAACTCCATGAAAATGGATCAAATCGTTCATTTCATACCTTTCCTCTCATTTTCCGAAGGTTGATGAATCCAAGGGAGTGGAGTGTTCAAAAGCTTTTTGTGTGCAATCCATAACGCAGAATTTCCAGTTTCAGGTGGAGGTTCTTGTTATTTGTTCCAGAAAACAGGTCTAGTAACTACTTGGTCTCTAGTGCGAAGCATGAGAAAGGCGTATATTGAAACTATTGGCTTCGAGACAGGTTTTGCTGGTATTCCCCCTGTGGAACTCTTTAAACCTCAATGAGAGTTTATTTGGTTTGAGCTGGAACCAAAGTCCCACGTAACAATAAACATGTGGACTCGCAACCTACATCGGAGCTGTCAACTTTTCCTGCCTTTTGAAAACATTGTCTATAGAGGGTAATAGGTGGTGGAAGCAATGTGACATAAGCCCTTGAAGTATTTATAAGATGTGGGGAATTGGAAATGTGTAAAAAAAAGTGAGTCGTGGCTGGAAATATCccaagaaaatgataaaaagaaaaaaaaattcccacacGGCTGTTTAGGGTGGAATATCCTTCATGGACACAACCAGTTTTACTATCTGGAAGAGCGATGTGATGAATCTGATCATTGGATATCCACGGAATGGACTGAAAGACCATGTGTCAAATTCCAGCCACAAATTCAACCATTTACTCTCCCATCTAATGTCATGCCCTTTCGTGTATGTCCCGACAACCCACTAGTCTTTTGCACCCTCTTGTTAGTCCTAGAGTTTTCAATTCCTTGTTTTGTCACTTGGCATACTCGGATTGGTCTGAAATTTCAAACATGACGAAGGTACCTTGGTGTCTtcctatccacaaaattttagCCCCATCTAGCTACCTACAAAGGAGATTCTTTCCATATGTTCAAGGTCCATGATAAAGAGAAACATGTTGACGCACTTAGAGCTGTCCAAACTTTTGGGCCAATGATGGGTTCTATGGGCCTTGGGCCacggttttaagtatcggtaggTATCATGTCATATTGTATTGGTGTATTGGTTGatatgtatcgtatcagtgGGTATCGATATGATACTTACCAAAtacaatatttattttttgaaaaaaactgTATCAACCGATATGGGTCCGATACGGTTTGATGTAGGTAAGATGCGCCTCTTGTAAACTTGCAAAATAGAAACCGTGAGTGAGATATGAAACTGAGAGTAACAGAAGTCCTTGgaaacttgtttttctcttcaatTTGAGTTGGAGGAAATCATCTAACATTAAGAAAAATGACTTTAATCTTCACCATTGCAACAAGTTTTGGGAACGTGCAATGTTCAAATCGCGGATCGAAACAGAATTGGGCGAACAAGTGGTGAAGTTGCTgatctatttttttcttacttttcctttttttgttatgCATCACTAGATAGGTAAAAAATAACTCAAATTCCTCAGGCAAGATGATATATattatatgggagagggataagtatgctagcgtagtacctaggaattaggaatgctagcgggattttgaccgtaggatttgatcaacttgaattaggcaattgga is a genomic window containing:
- the LOC122071652 gene encoding protein SPIRAL1-like 3, with the translated sequence MGRGVSSGGGQSSLGYLFGSGEAPKPAANQANPVQNLGQDTNNGPSQKPTAVSQPADNSKQIPAGIQGNTAKNANNYFRADGQNSGNFITDRPSTKVHAAPGGGSSLNYLFGGAGGN